The following are encoded together in the Zygosaccharomyces rouxii strain CBS732 chromosome C complete sequence genome:
- the RAD16 gene encoding DNA repair protein RAD16 (highly similar to uniprot|P31244 Saccharomyces cerevisiae YBR114W RAD16 Protein that recognizes and binds damaged DNA in an ATP-dependent manner (with Rad7p) during nucleotide excision repair subunit of Nucleotide Excision Repair Factor 4 (NEF4) member of the SWI/SNF family) — translation MLEEGGFIRRGRRRNAKKINYAESDDEVKQESDQEFEPEVKKEDDQEENDVQEIKQEQDDSGEILVIKDESDDDKPLAGRGSKRGKKQPTGTNGKRQRKKKEPKPKISNFDRNTEKLYQQHPHLRSVFPELQNAVIPSPERANQPPGMKVRLLPFQLEGLLWLKRQEEGKYRGGVLSDEMGMGKTIQMISLIMDNVSNSPTLVVAPTVALMQWKNEIEEHTGGVLKAYIFHGSNRTNNMADLEGYQVILTTYSVLESVYRLQTYGFRRKTGLKKEKSVLHNTHFYRVVLDEAHNIKDRQSSTAKAVNELKAEKRWCLTGTPLQNRIGEMYSLIRFLDVEPFSAYFCIKCDCNSKQWKFSDNMHCDACGHVMMQHRNFFNHFMLKNIQQFGAEGPGLEAFKRIQLLLKSIMLRRTKVERADDLGLPPRIVTVRKDYFNEEEKDLYRSLYTDVKRKYNSYVEEGVVLNNYANIFTLITRMRQLADHPDLVLKRLPGSTSGNDGVIVCQLCNDEAEEPIESKCHHKFCRLCIKEYVESFMEESQKKLTCPVCHIGLSIDLSQQSIEVDMDSFHKQSIVNRLNMQGTWKSSTKIEALVEELYNLRSDKRTIKSIVFSQFTSMLDLIDWRLKRAGFETVKLQGSMSPTQRDETIKYFMKNIRCEVFLVSLKAGGVALNLCEASQVFIMDPWWNPSVEWQSGDRVHRIGQYRPVKITRFCIEDSIESRIIELQEKKANMIHATINQDEAAINRLTPGDLQFLFNN, via the coding sequence ATGCTAGAGGAAGGAGGGTTCAtaagaagaggaagaagaagaaatgcCAAAAAGATAAACTATGCAGAGAGTGATGATGAGGTGAAGCAGGAGAGTGATCAAGAGTTTGAACCCGAGgttaaaaaagaagatgatcaagaggaaaatgatGTGCAGGAGATAAAACAGGAACAAGACGACAGTGGAGAAATTCTGGTGATCAAGGATGAGTCGGATGATGATAAACCGTTGGCGGGACGTGGTTCGAAAAGAGGCAAGAAGCAGCCGACAGGGACAAATGGTAAAAGgcaaaggaagaagaaagaaccCAAGCCAAAAatctcaaattttgatcGTAATACGGAAAAACTGTACCAACAACATCCTCATTTGAGGTCGGTTTTCCCCGAGTTGCAAAATGCTGTCATTCCTTCACCTGAAAGAGCTAATCAACCTCCTGGCATGAAAGTTAGATTATTACCGTTTCAGTTAGAGGGTTTATTGTGGCTCAAAcgccaagaagaaggtaagTATAGAGGTGGTGTACTCTCAGATGAAATGGGTATGGGTAAGACGATTCAAATGATTTCTTTGATTATGGATAATGTATCCAACTCTCCGACCCTAGTAGTAGCACCCACAGTGGCCTTAATGCAATggaaaaatgaaattgagGAGCATACAGGTGGTGTTTTAAAAGCATACATTTTCCACGGCAGTAATCGTACAAATAATATGGCAGATTTAGAGGGTTACCAAGTTATTTTGACAACTTATTCGGTACTAGAATCTGTTTATCGATTACAAACCTATGGATTTCGTAGAAAGACtggattgaaaaaggaaaaatccGTTCTTCATAATACCCATTTTTATCGAGTTGTTTTGGATGAAGCTCATAATATTAAAGATCGTCAAAGTAGTACGGCTAAAGCTGTTAATGAGTTGAAAGCTGAAAAACGTTGGTGCTTGACCGGTACACCATTACAAAATCGTATTGGTGAAATGTATTCTTTGATTCGATTCTTAGACGTCGAACCGTTTTCTGCATATTTTTGCATCAAATGTGATTGTAATTCTAAACAGTGGAAATTCTCTGATAATATGCATTGCGATGCTTGTGGTCATGTTATGATGCAACATcgtaatttcttcaatcaTTTTATGTTGAAGAATATTCAACAGTTTGGTGCTGAAGGACCTGGACTTGAagctttcaaaagaattcaactgttgttgaaaagtATTATGTTAAGGAGAACAAAAGTGGAAAGAGCTGATGATTTAGGATTACCGCCACGTATTGTCACTGTCAGAAAGGATTATTTTAACGAGGAGGAAAAAGATTTATATCGAAGCCTTTACACCGATGTAAAACGGAAGTACAATTCTTACGTGGAAGAAGGTGTAGTTTTAAACAACTATGCCAATATCTTTACATTGATCACAAGAATGAGACAATTGGCAGATCATCCTGACCttgttttgaaaaggttgCCAGGCAGTACTAGCGGTAATGATGGTGTTATTGTATGTCAGTTGTGcaatgatgaagctgaagagCCCATCGAATCGAAGTGTCACCACAAATTTTGTCGTCTCTGCATAAAGGAATACGTGGAATCGTTTATGGAGGAATCccaaaagaaattgacTTGTCCCGTATGCCATATTGGGTTAAGTATCGATTTATCACAACAGTCAATCGAAGTTGATATGGATTCATTTCATAAGCAAAGTATTGTCAATAGACTTAACATGCAGGGGACGTGGAAATCTTCTACTAAGATTGAAGCTTTGGTGGAAGAACTTTACAACTTGAGAAGTGATAAACGAACTATAAAGTCAATTGTTTTTTCACAATTTACTAGTATGCTTGATTTAATAGATTGGAGATTGAAAAGAGCGGGTTTTGAAACCGTAAAGTTGCAAGGTAGTATGTCACCCACACAGAGAGATGAGActatcaaatatttcatgAAAAACATTAGATGCGAGGTGTTTTTAGTAAGTTTAAAGGCAGGTGGTGTGGCATTAAACTTATGTGAAGCTTCTCAAGTTTTCATTATGGATCCATGGTGGAATCCAAGTGTTGAATGGCAAAGTGGTGATAGAGTTCATCGTATTGGACAGTATAGACCGGtcaaaattacaagattttgCATTGAAGATAGTATCGAATCGAGAATTATCGAATTACAGGAGAAAAAGGCTAATATGATCCATGCAACTATTAATCAAGATGAAGCTGCAATTAACAGGCTAACACCTGGTGACTTGCAGTTTTTGTTCAACAACTAA